A segment of the Macrotis lagotis isolate mMagLag1 chromosome 8, bilby.v1.9.chrom.fasta, whole genome shotgun sequence genome:
CCTtaagaaagagaatggaagagggagggagggagggagggagggagggagagagagagagagagagagagagagagagagagagagagagagagagagagagagagagagacccaatATTTAACTTAACTTGCTCACCACAACCCAGACAGCATCATTGATTGAGGGGTTCCACTGATTCTTCTCTACACCAGCTTATACCCTCTGTACATGTCTCCAGACTGGCTTTGGCCCAATCTGACCTAGTCAGTGTAGACATCTACCCAAGGTCATTCAGTCTTCCATTCTCTTCTTCAAgcttatttttttgttcatttccttgGTTTTGGTTTGGGAAAATAAGTAGCTGCCTCCACAGCGCCTGTGCGGATCCAGGCTGAGCACAGAGCGCGTCCCTTCTCCCACCTCACCCCACACCCCCAAGCCAGAGGGAATTTTGAGGAGCCATTCACCTGGGCCTGTAGGAGTGTCCGTCCAAACCTCTTTTAGatccatcctctcttccccacTCCACTGGCCTCCATTCTAGTGGGGCCAACGGGTCCCCTGCCATCTGGCCTCGTCCCCCTCAATCCAGCTTCCAACTTCCAGAGtacatttcttaaagcacaaacATGACCCTGTGCCATCCCtgatcattcattttctttttatttttttaagaaagattttgagttttacaattcttcccccattcttgctccccccccccacagaaggcattctgctagtgtttacattggttccatggtgtacatttgatcattcattttcagtggctcccaagCACCCACAAGATCAAGGGGAATGGCCACAGATGAATCTTTTGGGCCAGTTCAATCCTGCAAACTGATTTGTTGTGTTCCCGAGGGACTCCGGTCAGGGCCAGCCCTCCAAGTGCTTCCATTCTAGCCAGAATTTGGTCCCCAATCTGCTTTCCCTGCCTGCACCCGCTCTTTGCACTCAATCTTGACCACTCTGCCCATTGTCCTGACATATGTTGTCCTCATTCCTATGCTCACATGGCCAATTCTGACCCTGCCCTTCTGGTGCCCCAGGAGGCTTCGCTGCCCCAGAAATTACATCCACGTCCATCTCTTCTGCACATTCATCCTCAAAGCCGTGGCCGTGTTCCTCAAGGATGCCATTGTTCTCCAAGAGGAGGACGAGGTTGATCACTGCACCTTCTCCACGGTGAGGGCCTGGGTCTGGGGGGGAGGGGCACTGCAATGGCTATAGAACAGAGGAGTGCCCCAATGGGTCAGAGTCTGAAGGGGCTATGAGTAAATCTGAGCAAGCCACCTCATGtccccaagcctcagtttcctctttgaaATGGGGCCAATTAGATCTCTCTTGCCCACCTCCCAAGACCCCAGTGATATACTTAGAGAGAGCTTTGACAAACCTCTGAGCTGGGGTCCCCCAGGTGCTCAGGCCTGTAATCTCAGGGAAGACAAGAGAAGAAAAGGTCCTATTACCTTTAGAGGAAAGACTAAGGCTATTAAGGAATGCGGTCCAGGCTGAGAAAGGCTTGGAGCCAGGGAGTCAGGTGGGAGGGCTCAGGTGTGAGGAGTGGGGGGTCTACCCTgatggagaggaaggggaaggcatTCCAGATCTCAACTACAACACACAGACTTTCCATAATACTTGGATATCTGGAGCAGCCGGGAGACACAGATAGGGCAGTTAGGATGACCCCCATTTCATAGACAGAAGGACTGAGGTCTAGAAGACTTCTGAGATGGCCTCAAAGTAGCTGAGGAAGTGGGTGTGGGGTTGTGCAAAGGCATCTCTGTGCCTCAATGGAGGAGGGTGAGGGACAAACCAGCCGCCGGTCCTCAGGTGGAGAAGCCTTGAAGGGCAGATGCAGCAGCAAGAAAAGGGAAGGTTTCTCAGCTTTGAGCAGCAAAATTGCTTGGTCCAGGCCCCAGGGAGCCTGGAGCAAGGGAGGGCTGACAGCACCAGAGATGTCCAGGAGAGGACTGGAAGAACCCAGCGATGTCCAGGGGAGGGCTGGCAGTGCCAGGGATGCCCAGGGGAGGACTGGCAGCACCCATGGATGTCTAGGGGAGGACTGGTAGCACCCAGGGATGCCCAGAGGAGGACTGGCAGCACCCAGAGATGCCTAGGGATATCCATGGGAGCCTGCAGCCAGGAAGGGGGAGAGCAGGCCAAGCTCCCCAAGGCTTGGCAGCCCACTCTCCTAGCTCAGTCCCTGCCTCTCAGCCCAGCCCTCTGGGTTCATCCCTCTGACCTTGCCAGGCAGGCCTTTCACCAAACACACTGAGGTGCCAAAgggaatgaaaagaggaaaaaatccagCCAATGTCTGGGGTAGAGCAAACTCATGCTGACAAGTCATGCCCTGAGCCAGGAGACCCAGGGCCTGGGGCTGCCCAGCCCTCTCTCACCAGGCTGGACCTCTCCCTTGACCTGCCTCCAGAGGAGCCTGCTTGTCCCTGATGGCACTGCCCCCTTCTACCGAGTGGCATCCCCCAGCTTTCTGGAGGCCCCAGCTCGCCGGCTCCTCTTCAGTCCCCTCCAGCACACTTGCTCTGGGCCCAGAGTGGGACCAAGGGCATAGAGACGCTCAGGGCCAGGCCCTGCCTCCACCTTCTGGGAGGACCAGGCCAGCAGTGAGGCCAAGCGGGGGACCGGCGGAAGAGCAGGGGCCTCGCCTCCAGTTATGACCCTCCCCATCCATCCTTTTGCCCCAAGACTGGCTGCAAGCTCTCCGTGGCCTTCTCCTACTACGCCACCACTGCCAACTTCAGCTGGCTCCTGGTTGAGGCCATCTACCTGACGTGTCTCCTGGCCACAGCCTTTCCCAATGGCATGAGATACTTCTGGTGGCTCGTTCTTGGTGGCTGGGGTGAGTCTTCTGTGGAGAGTGGGGACAGAGGCTGGCCCGGGACCGACATCAGGGAGCAGTCTGGGGATGGGGATCAGAAGTAGGGAGTCAGGCCACGGCAGAGGACAGAGGTCTGTCTGTGGCCAGGGTCAGGGGGCTCTGGGGCTGAGGGTTAGAAGCCATCCGTGACTGGGCTTAGGGGTCGATCTGGGCTCATGATGGGGAACATGACAGGAGGGAGTAGGGCTCAGGGCCCTGCCAGCCTCACCTCCCCAACAAGGGGGCAGCTGGGGGCGGGCAGCTGATCCCCCGGGCTCAACGGTGCTTGGCTCCTCCCCAGGCTTCCCCATGGTTTTCATTCTGGTCTGGAGCCTCTTCAAGTGGGCTTTTGAAGACAGAGGGTGAGTCTTCCCTGAACCCAGGAaagcccccccgccccccactgGCCCCCCCAGCACCCCCCCAAGGCTGTTTTGGGGAGGGCCAGAATCACAGCCGGTCATCATTCTAcacagccacacacacacacacacacacacacacacacacacacacacacacacacacactccctgaACTCCAAGGCCCCTCACAAGCATCCAGGCCAACCCTTCTTTGAGCCAGAAGCCCCCTCTACATCCAGGTAGGAAAGCAGGGGGCTTCCCACCCCAATGCTTTTCAGTCGAAGGAGTCTTGATTAAGGCTTCTACTTCCCGGGCCCTCTGGAGGCTCAGAAGGGAAACACTGACAGACATGAGACAACCTGCCCTCGAGGAGCTTCCACCTCAGGAGAGGGAAACCGCACAGTTCAGGAATCAGCTAGCTGAGGAAAGTGAGGtgcatgacttgtccaagggcaaGAGGCAAAGCCAGGAAGGAGGGAGCCCTTCTGGGGGCTCCTGAGGAGTGAGATTTGAAGAAACAGGGTCTGGACTTTTGTGTATGGAAGTAGGCCAAAGTGCATGGACTGGGCCTGGGGGGCCCTGACTCCCAGCAGCTCCTTCTGGGGGGCACCTTCTGGGTGTCCTCCACTGTTCCTTCCATCCTTGCAGGTGCTGGGATATGAATGAAGACTCTCCCTATTGGTGGATTATCAAAGGACCCGATGTCCTGTCAGTTGGGGTGAGGCTGCCATCTTGTACCACCCCTCTGCCAGCCCCTGGATCAGGGCAAGGGTGTCCCGGCTTCCTTCTTGGGGGTCCTGGGAAACTGAGCCTTCTTCCTCTCTGAgtctttcctcaactgtaaaaacgaatgggttggattagatgccTTCAGGGGTCTCTTTCAGCTCCTTGAACTTTAGTGGGTGAAAGCTTTGTCTGGACAGCCTTAGGGGGGCTGGGAGTAGGGAACAACCCTGGAGGGTCTGGGAGGGTCTGGAGGTAGGGGGCATGAAACAACATTGTTGGGGGGAAGGCTGGAGCAGAGGGCAAAGACAGGGATGTGAGAAGCCCCTCGCACCTGGAGCATCCCTCCAATGGGCTGCCCTCAAAGGGAGGGGGCCAGCTCTTTTCCTCTAGGCCTAAAGCATCTGTTTTAATGATTAAGGGTTCTAGGCCCAGTTGGAGCATCCAGGTTGGAGCCCCCTGCCTTCCTGGGGCTGCCATCTTCCTGGGTCAGTCCCTCGCTGTGCCCCACGCCCATCCAGGCCCCTTTAGGGCTGTGGGGTCACCCCCGCCGTGCccagctcccccctcccccctcgtCTCTGCCACTAGATCACCTTTGGGCTCTTCCTCAATATCATCCGCATCTTACTCAAGAAGCTGGACCCAGGACAGAGCAACTTCCAAAGTCACACCCAGTACCGGTAGGGTTCCAGGGAGCTGGGGGTGCGGGGGACAGGACTGGGGGGAGGGTTTCAACTGGGGGGCTAGTCTGAGGGGAGGGGTCTTTGGCTGGAAGGCAGGCTTGGGGGGAAGGGTTTTGGACTTGGGGGCAGGTCTGGGGGAGAGAAGGTCTTGGGGCTTCAAGGTCAGGCTCAAAGACAGTTCCCACACAAGGTCCTCTGGGACAGCGGCAGTGACCATGCACCAGTGTGAACCCAGGGGTCAACAGTGGCCCTGACAGAGGGACCCGTTCAGCTCCATGTCAGGAAAATGTTCTTCCCTTTGAGAGGGGAAGGACTTTGCCTAAGCTCACCCCAATTCCCAGGGGCAGGGGGTAGGGAGCTCCCTGTCCCTGGGGGTCTCCAAGCAGAGCCCTGATGAACTCTGGATATTGAAGAGCTGGGCAGGGCAGACTCCAAGGCCCTTACTGGGAGAAGGCCCAAATAATAGGTGGGATATACCCCAccctaagatttgcaaagcattttacaaaaatgatttcattttatcctctcaacaGCCTTGGAGACTGCGGCAGGTAGTGGTTAgacgacttgcccagggtcattcatcTAGTATGGCTCTGAGGGCAGAGACTTGAACTGCCCCAACAGAAATCTTGTAAACGGATTAGCTTACCCAATTTCTGGGGCTGTGTGAGGGTCCCTCAGCCCTCAAGAGACTGGCACATTGGGCTGCGCTTAACGAGATGACATTCTACAGGAATTACACTGGGGGTTGGGCCACTTCCAAAAAATCAAATTTGCAAGTACAAGATAGAGGAAGGCAGAGGACGACAgagatttttctgaaaaagatcGGGGAGTTTGAGTGGACCACAAGCTCAATCTGTGGGTGGGGAGGAGGTGGTCAGAGACACTAAGATGATCTTGGACTATACTGGGAGGCTCAGACGCTCCAGGAACATGGAGGCAGTGGCCCCATTGAACTTGGCCTTTCTCAGAGCTCCATGGTGGCTTTGAGGGTCTTCTGGCCTCTATGGTTTAGGGAGACCTTTGATCAGTTGGGGAATGCTCAGAGGAGGGAAGCCACGATGGAAAGGGGACACACGAGGATTCGTGGAAGGGTCTCAGTGGGAACGCCTGGGAAAGCAAAGCCTGGGGGAGACATGGAGGATGGAGTTGGATGTCTGAAGAGCCATCATGAGAAGGGGGATCAGCCCTGGGCTGAGGGGGGCTGCTGCTGGAAGGCTCCTGTCTCAGGTGTGGAAGGTGGCTCTGGAGGGTCCTTGGCTCTGTGAATGCCCGTGTTGGCAGCAGCACCCTGAGTCCATCCTGCCAACCCCGGCCCAGTGACCCCAGAGCTAGCATGGCCAAGGCCTCCTTCCCAGGAGACTCTCCccatctcctttcctctctcccaggCGGCTCTCCAAGTCAACTCTGCTCCTCATCCCGCTCTTTGGAGCTCACTACATCATCTTCAACTTCCTCCCAGACAGCGCCGGCGTGGGCCCCCGCCTCTTCCTGGAGCTGGGCTTCGGCTCCTTTCAGGTGAGGGGCCAGGCCTCTACCAGCCACGCTGGGCCTCCAGGGCTGGTCAGCTGAGACGGAGCGGCGTCAGGCCCGGTCAGCACAGTAATTGGTGTAGGAGCCGGCGAGGCCAAGGGCGAGGAGGACCCGGCACCTGGGGTAACCACGAGGCCGGCCCGCTGGTGGCTTCCTTTCTGCTCAGGCTTCTGACCTTGCATCACCCTCCATAGCAGTTCCCGGGGCAAAGTACCAGTCACCCTACTTCAGTGATGACTCCAGGAACAAGTGAGTCAGTGCCTAGGGCTCTCTGATGTGGATGCCCGTCTGCCAGCAGGGCATGAGCTCTTCCAGGGCCGCTCTGGGCCTGACACTCACTTATCATTAGTGGACTGACTGGCAAGAGACAGGAGTCTGAGGAACGTAGACTCGGCCCCCTAACAACTTCCTGTCCCCCTCTTCACCCAGTCTTCCTGCCCCCACGTATACAAGGAAGCCCCCACCCACCCCATGAGGGGTTGGTAGAAAGGGCAGAACCATTCTGATCCCTACTCTGCCATAGGTGATCGAACAATCGATCAACCAATCAACCAGCCTTGGGGAGTTCAGAGTCTATCCATGGAGGTAAGGCTCCCAGGTCCAGAACCACCAGAGAACAAGAGGTCTCCTAGTCATCATGGCAGGAACACACTTCCTGGCCACAAGAAGTGGCCCCGGTGGGATGGGCGCCCCATCCCCGGAGGTACCCCGCAGAGGCTTGCCTCAGCTTGTCTCTGATCAAGTGTGGGCTGGACCAGAGGTGCCCACTGGCTCCGAGGGTCTGTGGGCCCTGCAGAGGCTTCTGGAGATAGGGCCAAGGGAGAGTGGGAGGAAGGGGGGCAGAGCATCTCCCCAAGCGATAGGCTGGGCCTGGAGGATTTGGGGAGGCGAGGAGAGCACAGGGCAGGAGAAGGGATGCAATTGGAGGTGGAGAGGAAGGCATCTGTCCTGGAAGGGGCTGAGAGAGCCCAGTGAGGCCAGGGGTCTGGAGCCAGGCCTTAAAGTCAAGGCCAAAGAGCTCCCACCCACCGGCCCTTTCTGTCCTTACAGGGCTTCATCGTGGCTGTCCTTTACTGCTTTCTTAACCACGAGGTGAGCCTGTGCCACCCTGGCAATCCCTGGgcacccctcccctcctctctgcTGGGTCCTGGGTGCCGGGGTCCAAGGGGCAGCTGGCAAGGGCCAGTCCAGGCAGGAAGTCCAGAGATGGGGCATGTGCCCGCTTTGTCCCTTGGCACTCCCTGCAGATGCTTTGGAGTCAGGGATGGGGAAGAGGGGTGAGAGTCGGCCAGTGTGCAGCCTCTGTGCACTCTGGGGTCTGGGTCTGGATTCTGGCCAGAGGTTGGGGCAGGGGAAAAACATGGGAAAGGAGGAGGACCAGGAGCCCCATCCTGGCTAGACCAAGAGCTAGAACGGGCAAAGAGGAGCAAACGTTTGTTAAGAGCGCGACACTGGGCCAATACTgcaattattgtctcatttgatccccacaaccaCTTCATTATttgccccattttacaggtgaggaaactgaggccaagttgtgacttctccagggtcacctagcaaggaagtatctgagggtagatttgaactcaggtcctgctgacttcaGGTCTAATGGTCTGACCACTGCCTCTAAGgcagctggaaggaacctcagaaagtCTCACATGCTCATTTTATGGAGAAGGGAACTGAGGTATGAGCTGATGAATGGTCCAGTTGAGATTCAAACCCTGGCCCTTGAAATCTAAAGGGCAGGGGGAGAGGATAAGAATATAAGGTGTCAGAGAAGGGCTGGATGGGAAGCGGGGAAGGTGGAatgtgaaaaaggaaaaacaaaaagagagaaaagaggcagCTCCAGGTAGACAAGAGGCCGTTGAAAACTATCTGAGAGCCCCTGGCCTGAGAGGAGGCTGCCCTCTGGTGACCAGAGAGGCCACTGCCGGTGGGCATCCCCTGCCCTCGGCCACCCTCTGGCTCTGAAGGGGCTGAGGGAAGACCTGGAGAAGGAGGGAATTGGCAGAGGGAGCACCAGGGCCGAGCCCTGGCTTTCTTGCCCAGAGAGACTTTGGGATCCACTCCCCCGAGGGGGCTGGGAGCCTGACCCTGGTCCCCTCTGGTCTCCCTGAGGTCCAAGATGAGTTGAGCAGGTGGTGGCGCCGTCATGATCATGGCCGTGGGCTGACGTGGAGGCCGAGGAGGGCCAGATGGAGCTCGGCCCGCAGCACGGAGCTGAGGGCGCCCACATCCATGTGCTAGACCCACCTGGGGAGATGAGGCCCTAGATGACCAACCTCCGGAGGGGCTCCATCATCTGCCTCAGCACCTCCTCTTCTGCTTCCCTTCTCCCCCGTGTGCCTACTCCTGTGCAGATCTTGTGGGAGAGCCTGGAGCAGGAGGAGAGGGCTGGAAGGCGCCAACTCTTCCCCCAACTGCCCAGAACCGTTCAAAAGAGCCACAAGACCCAGGGGCagttctccttcctcctcccctctttcctAGACCTGCCTGGCCTACAAGCTCCCCCCGCCCCAGGAAGCCAGCTCCCAGTCACCCGCTGCCTTGCACAGGAACCTTCTGGTGGTCCTCTTCCCCCAAACAGCCTAAGTCCAGAGTtaggtgggggtagggggaatgGACAGGAGTCCCAGACACCGGAGGCCCAGACACCGGAGGCCCCGTCACGGTCCCCACTGGCCCTGCTCTGCTCATCTCCTCACATGACGAGCCAGGCCCCCTGGACTTCTCCCATGTCCCTCCTCTGCACGTGCCCCCTGCCCAGCCACCTCTTCCTCCACCCCCTCCACGAGACCTCTGCTGATCCCCACTGCTGGGGATACACTCCCCCTTCTTCTCCTTGCCCTCATCCCAATAAAGTGGAAgccccctgagggcagggactcctGACTTGGCTTTGTAtcccaggacttagcacagtaGAGCTGCTTAAGAACATTTAAGTTAAGTGGGCTATCTCAAGGAACCCCGTTGCAGGAATGGCAGACTGTCCCCATCGCCTCTTCTGGCTCTTGTCTGGGTCCTCCAACACATCTTCCATTGGCGATGGATCAAGTGTACTGGCATCAGGGATCTAGGCCTTGAGCCATCCTTAGGCATGGGCCCCCCTCAAAGGAACCCAGTACCAGCCCTTACCTTTGCACGCCCTCCtggtctctatttctttttctggactCTATTTCCCTATTGGGAAGATGCTGCTGCCTCCTGGGGCCCAAGATTGTGTTGTGACTCATGGAGAGATTGGAAATGTCCATCTGAGACAAGCCAGTGATGCTGGTGGTAAAGGGGAACCCTCGCAGGACAGGTGCCAGTAGGGGAAGGGATCCTGGAAGGAATCGTCCTTGACTCTGGGGCCACTGAGAACCTCTGAGGATTGGTGCTGTCACCCCCTGGATGTCTGGGAAGAAGGAGGAATTAGTGGTTACAAGTTCCCAGACTTAGAAGCAGAAATgtccccccaaacccccaaaccaacagttttttaaaatgttagaatGTTTACAAAAACATTTAGATTTCTGGAAAATGTTCCATGTGAACTGGAGGAAGACTCCTAATATATTAATCATTCTTAAGTGTGGTTAAGTCGTTGACATTTCTAGAATCCATTAAGGgttgcaaaatgctttccagtCATTATCTCATCTGGGCCAACCTTGTGAGGTGACAGGCACCAGAAGTGAAATGAGCTCCCCCTTCGATCTGAGGCGTAGTTAAGGGATGCCAGCAAGCAGCCAAGGCAAGCCCCCCACCTACTCCCCAATACGGTGGGAACAAAATAAAGCTAGCACAGATCTGTCTCAGAAGATTCTATGGGGAGCCGGCCAAGAAACCTCAAGAGAGCCTCCAGAAAATCAAACTCACACCCCAACCACAAGGCCAATTAAAGGGCATTTCCAGGAGACTATGGGCCCAAACCCCTGTTAATGAACAAATCCAACAGATGATGAAACATTTTGTAAGCAAGGACTATGggtgaggaaagatcaggagagagAATCTCAGAATCAGGGATTGAGAGTTGAAAGGGAACCCTGGAatattacagataaagaaactgaggcctgaaggcTTGCTCAGGTCCCACAGGCAGTAAGAGTCTGAGTGCTCAAACCTGCGTCTTCTGACTCCATTCACCATGAAGGGAATCCTTCCATCCCTCAAAGAAGAGATCTAACCCCCACATTTAAAAACTTCCCCCGACTATCCAACTGTCAAACAAAAAGGAAGGCATCAAATACCAACAGGCAGAACCTGAACATTCCATTCCCTTGGGCATGTCAGCTGCCACCTTCCAACCCTTCCTACCCAAGAAGGGAAAGGATGGTCTGGCAGGACTCCAGGAACATACAGGAGACTGGAGCCCTGAGGTCGTCTAGAGGACCCTCTCACAGGTGGGCTTGGAGTCCAGAATCCACTGCTTGAGCTTGGGGTCTCCTGGAGGAACGTGAAAGACGGGCTCCCAGAGCTTCCCGGAATCTGTGGGCTCCCAAAACCTCAGTGAGTCGGACCCAGAGAGAGAAGGAAGCCTTAACAACCGCCTGATCCCTGAAACCTTCACTGAGTACCCTCTGGGGGGCGAGAAAGCTGCCGGCATTAGTGCCCTCACTTAATTATTGAATGATAGAGCCGGGCTGCGCCGCAGGGCACAAGGGAAGGGGGTGCTGATCACAAAGGCCAAGAGGAGTCTGAGGGGCGCTGCAAGAAGAAGGCAGCTAAACCCCAAAGGGGCTCACACAGCCAGGGAGCTCTCCTCCCCGATCTGCCTTCCATCTCCAGGGAAATTCTAGGAGATGAAAAGGATGGGTGGTGAAAGTCTAGCCAAAGAAGTgatcatcaatttttaaaattaaaaaaagaagcaatgatCAAAGTAGCACCCttttctcttcaagaacaaatcATAACTCATTTACCttgatttctcttcctttccttcttttcttcctccctccctccctccctccctccctcccttccttcctccctccctccctccctcccttccttccttctatccatcacaactcacacacacattcacaaacCTAATAGCACATCAGAGAATGTTGTAGGCAGTTTGATCAAACAAACCCCTTGTGCTCTTCTCCTGTGAAAGATGGAGGCTTGGCCTCTATGAGAATACAGTTGGGTGGATTTGAAAGGGTCAGATGGCCAGACCCAAAGAGCAGTCAGTCACAAGGTCTGAGGCCAGGCTAGCAGGAGGTGGCCAGGGGTTGCCCCAGGAATCTGTGCCTGACCAGGCGATGCCTCTAATGAAGATGTCCCTGGAGTGCTCAAAGTGTTCAGAAAAGCCAAAGAGCCCAAGACTTTATCCCATAAGTTTCTGTGATGTCCAGACCTATGAACCTATACTCAGGAATGTGCACAGGACACATGTTAGTCTGAACTatgaacattttctccatcatcatTATGTTACATCTGAATAATCAACAGAACAAGAAATCCAGTCCAATTTGTCGTGTTCCCAATTTTGGATTTCTAAGCTATAAATGCTCATAATGAAACCTGGACCATCTGCAGGAGGTAGGAGCAGGGTCTGGCATTCCCTGCCCTTGGTTCCCCATGTGCCACTCCCAATTCCTTATAATAaacaaggcaaaaaaagaaagagaaaaacttcTGAAAAACcaaataaggataaaaaaaaatctaaattctatTCCTTGTTCCACATACCTAGTCCTCCACTTTTGCAAAGTGGGAAGGTTAGGGCCAAACTTGGTAAATCTAATCTTAGAAGATTCAGTATTTTACATGTcttttaagatctcttctagGTCCCAATCCTGTCATCCAGTGAATTAGCTACTGCTTCCCTTGTTTGGTGGTATATGGGAGAAAAAGAGCCAGTCTTGGAGTCAGCGAAACTCAGGTTCACCCTCCAACACAAAtgggctgtgtgaccctggacaaccaCTCTGTGCTGCAGGTCGCTCAGAGGTTGTAGaggagatttttaatttggtcaGTAGAGGGACTTTCTTCACCAGGTGAGGGAATTTCCTAATTCTAAACCAGGGAAAGCACATGGCAGCCACCTCCACCCCATCTTGCCTCAGAGCATTACtcttctaataaaaaataaacaataaaaaacccCACTTTACTCATAAAATTGGAGAGAAAGGAGGGTCAAATTTATTCCCTTCCCAACAGGGGGAGAAGCCTCCCCCACCCAACCGCCCTGGGTCCCCGCTGTCCTCATCCAATCAGATCTTGCTTCAGAATGGGCTccaccttttctcccttctctctggaCTTCTTACTGACCACTGCTCTGCTTCCAGGGGAGCCTGCCCCGCATATCCCCCCTCTGGAGGCCAGAGACTGCTtgacttttatttgtattcctaacCCTTAGCACCCTTTGGCATGTTGTCAGTGCTTAAGAAACACTATCAGcgaggttcaaaagaaaactcagaaaataaCCATCTTACTAACTTAGTAAACTAGACAGTTAGACAAAGCCAAAGACATCAGCCACTGAGATAAGAagtcagtatttgacaaaaattgctgggaaacctggaaaacagtatggcaaaaactaggcctagacccacacctcataccctataccaaaattaaggtcaaaatgggtacaagatttagccataaagagtgataccatagattaattaatagacctaaaaattctatatatctgatctatggaaaagggataaatttatgaccaaacaagaattagagcacattataaactgcaaaatgaatgattttgactatattaaattaaaaagggtttgcactaataaaatcaatgctgccaaaattagaagaaaagcagaaagctggaaaacaatcttcacaactaggagttctgataaaagtctcatttctaaaatatagagagaaatgaatCAGATTTAttaggtcacaagtcattccccaattgataaatggtcaaaggatatgaacagttttcaaatgaagaaattaaagctatatataatcatatgaaaaaaatgctccaaatcactattgattagaggaatgcaaattaaaacaacaatgaggtatcatctcacactgattagattagcccagaggagaaaaaggaaagatgagcaatgttggagaggttaatGAGAGGACTGGAACATTGGGgtattgctgatggagttgtgaatggatccaacccttctggggaacaatatgaaactatgcccaaagagcaataaaaatgttcatactttttgacccagcaattccaagaaatgataaaaatggaaaaagtcctacatgttccaaaatatccatagcagctctttttg
Coding sequences within it:
- the GHRHR gene encoding growth hormone-releasing hormone receptor is translated as MVSIWMKLSRRLPSVQPPFPDRELGLVHPECGLFQELKKDELACLLREDELSNGSAGCQREWDGLLCWPAVGAGASVTLPCPDFFSLFSPKPGSLRRDCTGMGWSEPSPSYPEACPVEMESLAEEKSYFSTVRIIYTVGYSVSLASLLVAISILMMIRRLRCPRNYIHVHLFCTFILKAVAVFLKDAIVLQEEDEVDHCTFSTTGCKLSVAFSYYATTANFSWLLVEAIYLTCLLATAFPNGMRYFWWLVLGGWGFPMVFILVWSLFKWAFEDRGCWDMNEDSPYWWIIKGPDVLSVGITFGLFLNIIRILLKKLDPGQSNFQSHTQYRRLSKSTLLLIPLFGAHYIIFNFLPDSAGVGPRLFLELGFGSFQGFIVAVLYCFLNHEVSLCHPDALESGMGKRGESRPVCSLCALWGLGLDSGQRLGQGKNMGKEEDQEPHPG